Part of the Thermococcus barossii genome is shown below.
CTACCCAACCCTCAGGGAGAACCTGCCCTTCATGGCCAACTACACGCCGGAGGACGTTTACCTGTACTTCAACATTGTGCGCCCGGACTTCATAAGGACCGAGGCTGATGTGGTCACCTACAACTTCCACATACTCCTCCGCTTCAAGCTCGAGAGGATGATGCTCAACGAGGGCGTCAAGGCGAAGGATTTACCGGAGCTCTGGAACGACGAGATGGAGAACCTCCTCGGTATAAGGCCGAAGACCTACCGCGAGGGCATCCTGCAGGACATACACTGGGCCCACGGGACGGTCGGCTACTTCCCGACCTACAGCATAGGAACCCTCCTCTCGGCGCAGATATACTACCACATGAAGCGCGACCTCGACGTCGAGGGACTTGTGGGCGAGGGCAACTTCGGCCCGATAAAGGAGTGGCTCAGGGAAAGGATACACCGCTGGGGCAGCATCTACCCGCCGAAGGAGCTCCTCAGGAAGGCCATCGGCGAGGAGCTGGACCCGGAGTATTTCATCAGGTGGGTGCGGGAGAGATATCTGTAGAGGTTCATTACCCTAATCCAATTTCTTTTAACTTGCTTGTCTCTATTTTTTTGTATAGCCATTCCTTTAATTCACGGTATCCCCCAAAGATACTAAGAAGGAGACTAACCACTAAACTAAAAATGACGCTTATAAGTGTGAAATACGTGCTTAGATAATAGTACACAATCAGAGGTAATATAATGAGTATAACAATTATCATAGCTACAATAACACGTGAGTATTTTTCCGCTTTTTCTTTTGCGTTTTCTTTGATTTTGGCTTTAATTCTATTGATTTCTTTGTCTCTTGCATTTTTAGCGGCTTCTCTTTCACGTTGTTTTATTTTTTCTTCATACTTTGCTTTTATTTCTCTTTCTTTTGTTGCTTCAACATCTTTTTCCAGCTTTTTTGTTGCTTCTTCTATAGATTTGATGACGAATTCTTCGTTTATTTCATTGATATTATTATCTGAGAATTCTAAAAGTACTGTCCCAATATAATCATGGTAAAATAACGTTGCAATATCCTCTTCGGAAATTTTTCCCTCTTTTTCTAACCGAAGTAGTATCTGATAAAACCTCCTCCAGACTCCTCTTGATATTAAGAGAGTGTTGGAATATGAAGCAATTATAATATACACCGGTAGATTTGGATTTAACGTTGGATTTTTAAGCCATAATATGGTAGCTAACAACCGATCTGGTATAACTTCCGGTATTGTTCCGAAGTTCTTGTGTCTGAATATTTCTAAGTTGAACTTGCTCAATTTCAAGTCAGAGGTCAAGAATATGTATTCTGCATTTTCGATTTTCCTTGGGGGCTTCCCTCTCTTCTTTCTTATTAAACATATAGCCGCTAAATCATGATTTTGAGATTCGAAAAATGCTATGTCTGAATTGTACATACTTTGTGGTTTATACTTTGTTAATTCTGTCCTTATTCCATCTGGGTCATCTACACAATCGGGATTATATTTGCTTAGGTCTACATCTGTGTACTCAATCTCAATGCCGAATTCTTTAACTTTGTCCTCAAGTGTTGCAATGAATTCATTTACTTGAGGTTTTTTCCATCCTTTTCTCCGTAATATATCATATAGAGAATCAACACGAATTTCGCTAGGATAAAGTGATATTGCAGTTAGATACCCGCTAATAACTCTAACCATCTCAGCTAATGTGAAATCAAAGACTTTTAGTTTAAATTGGTGATATCTTTTCATCATGTCAAAAAGCTCTTTTGTGGCTTTGTTTCTCTCTTTTGTGTGAAGCCCAAATAAACTAAATAGAAAATTAGAATCTAGATAAATAGATAAGGGTGTAAATTCTTCTTTAATGTCCTGATCTGTGTGATCATAGAATAATGCTATCGATAGTATTGAACCAAGGATTATCTCTTGGAATATCTCAAACATATCATCATTATTTTTGTATATATGTTCAATGTACCTGTAAATTTCAATATCAAGTTTTCTTTCTTCTTTGCTCTCCTTTTGTTCTTCAAGGAAGTGGGGACCTTGAGATGACAAAAATCCAATTAAAAAATTGATGTTAGATTCGACAAATCTGAAGAATCCCTCTTCTATTTGATTCTTAGGAATATCGTTGGGGGATCTTTTATTAATGAACTCCACCATGTCAAGCAAGAATTTGTTAAGCCTTCTTTTTTGCCTCTCCTCTATCTTGTCTACTGATTGTATAAATTCTAATCCTTCTCTTGTAAGGGCATATTCATGTCTTTTTTTGTTATATTCAATATACCCATCTCCAACTGCTCTTCTCATTATTGTCTCGAGAGCATACCGTGGAATATCGAATCCAAACCTGAGCTTGATTATGTCCCTAATCTCCTTAAGCTTTGAGTACGAGAAATCTTGAGGAAGAGCCCTAAGAACAAATGGGTAGAATACTTCAATATAATCGTGACCCTCCTTGTGGAGAGCATGAATTAGGGCATAGTAGTATAATTTGGTTAAAGGTTGCATTGTCCTCCCCTATAGGGATTGTACTATGTACCAGTCTAGAATAGATAAAACTCTTTAGATACATAAAGTTTACGCAATTGGGGGGGACCGATACCTTTGTCTTTATAATAAGGACTCCCCTATCCACGCCACCGGCTCAACCTCTATGG
Proteins encoded:
- a CDS encoding cell envelope integrity protein TolA; the protein is MQPLTKLYYYALIHALHKEGHDYIEVFYPFVLRALPQDFSYSKLKEIRDIIKLRFGFDIPRYALETIMRRAVGDGYIEYNKKRHEYALTREGLEFIQSVDKIEERQKRRLNKFLLDMVEFINKRSPNDIPKNQIEEGFFRFVESNINFLIGFLSSQGPHFLEEQKESKEERKLDIEIYRYIEHIYKNNDDMFEIFQEIILGSILSIALFYDHTDQDIKEEFTPLSIYLDSNFLFSLFGLHTKERNKATKELFDMMKRYHQFKLKVFDFTLAEMVRVISGYLTAISLYPSEIRVDSLYDILRRKGWKKPQVNEFIATLEDKVKEFGIEIEYTDVDLSKYNPDCVDDPDGIRTELTKYKPQSMYNSDIAFFESQNHDLAAICLIRKKRGKPPRKIENAEYIFLTSDLKLSKFNLEIFRHKNFGTIPEVIPDRLLATILWLKNPTLNPNLPVYIIIASYSNTLLISRGVWRRFYQILLRLEKEGKISEEDIATLFYHDYIGTVLLEFSDNNINEINEEFVIKSIEEATKKLEKDVEATKEREIKAKYEEKIKQREREAAKNARDKEINRIKAKIKENAKEKAEKYSRVIVAMIIVILIILPLIVYYYLSTYFTLISVIFSLVVSLLLSIFGGYRELKEWLYKKIETSKLKEIGLG